From Candidatus Thermokryptus mobilis, the proteins below share one genomic window:
- a CDS encoding DMT family transporter has protein sequence MRMQYKAELLLLFITLIWGGTFSIVKIALNDVSPLLFLSVRFGVSTILYVVFFRVNLKDFDYLVWRDGLIVAFFLFAGFALQTVGLKYTTASKSGFITGMLVIFTPIAQLLIEKKPPKVGNLIGIFLVMLGLLFLTSGEGSIENFIYSLGGNFTIGDFLTLFCAIMFALYVVFIDIYSKRHRTGKLVFIQLAFTSVFSFLVSPFFEDVKLNLNLGFFLAIAYTSIFATILATHIQTEYQKYTTPTRASVIFTMEPVFAAFIARIFLNEKFSPFALLGSFLMMSGLLVSELSDLAFKNRESLRNFLSKK, from the coding sequence ATGAGAATGCAATATAAAGCTGAACTTCTCTTATTATTCATAACGCTCATTTGGGGTGGAACATTTAGCATAGTTAAGATCGCTCTTAATGATGTTTCACCTTTGCTTTTCCTTAGTGTTAGATTTGGCGTCTCAACAATTTTATATGTCGTCTTCTTTCGGGTTAATCTTAAAGATTTTGACTATTTAGTGTGGCGTGATGGTCTGATAGTTGCCTTTTTTCTCTTTGCTGGCTTTGCACTTCAAACGGTCGGCTTAAAATATACAACCGCTTCAAAGTCTGGTTTCATAACGGGGATGCTTGTTATCTTTACACCAATCGCTCAGCTTCTAATAGAGAAGAAACCGCCAAAGGTTGGAAATCTGATCGGTATATTTCTCGTGATGCTTGGTCTTCTCTTTCTAACATCGGGTGAAGGGTCAATTGAAAATTTTATTTACTCCCTCGGCGGTAATTTCACAATCGGTGATTTTTTGACGCTTTTTTGCGCAATTATGTTCGCTTTATATGTCGTTTTCATTGACATTTATTCAAAACGCCATCGGACGGGAAAGCTTGTTTTCATTCAGTTGGCTTTCACTTCTGTTTTTTCTTTTCTTGTTTCCCCATTTTTTGAAGATGTTAAATTAAATTTGAACCTTGGCTTTTTCCTCGCCATAGCATACACATCAATTTTCGCAACTATACTTGCAACCCATATTCAAACTGAATATCAAAAATATACAACGCCGACAAGAGCGTCAGTTATATTTACTATGGAACCCGTCTTTGCTGCCTTCATAGCGAGGATTTTCTTAAATGAAAAATTTTCTCCCTTTGCACTTCTTGGTTCCTTTCTTATGATGTCCGGGCTTTTGGTGTCAGAGCTTTCCGATTTGGCTTTTAAAAATAGAGAAAGTTTGAGAAATTTTTTGAGCAAAAAATGA
- a CDS encoding SLBB domain-containing protein produces the protein MRRFFLIIMVIFFNTGLLCQVETKMGEEKGFVKFGDVFKQAQNLQFPIFDPNVLTLERPIDPESYIVGPGDILSVNIWTSPPLNFLVQVTVEGTVIIPTVGEVKVAGRTLSDAKKEMMQKIRAKYISGEISVTLVAPRTFYITITGYAPRYEKYKVRSIDRVSNALALAFQPIDTFRIERRILMADSVNFRKIQLRRNGAILNVDLRKYFATGDDKYNPYLLEGDWLILQRRDPNSFVSIYGAVNKPGSYEFVEGDKLRDIIEIAGGTLESADIERIEISRLDEQGKIKEKIYVNFKDILNGSVEDISLERNDRIFVPEKRTLKQDYKVTITGEVKRPGTYPISRNGTMLSQILKEAQLTEYADVANVLVISGGVNNPIAVRIDTLLPLLLLKNFVFPSSDSLYFSYEVDVLKSLKFKSIDAERVISGLEDYELQDGNLIYVPPRYNFVYVFGQVNNPGFVSYEKGRDYRYYISRAGGFSQFARKGDVKVIKRKTYTWSDAEDVEIEPGDYIFVPKKIIREPIYYWNLAKDIILTVGAVASTVATIILISNQLKTK, from the coding sequence ATGCGACGATTTTTCTTAATAATTATGGTCATCTTTTTTAATACAGGGCTTTTATGTCAAGTTGAAACTAAAATGGGCGAAGAAAAGGGATTTGTGAAGTTTGGAGATGTTTTCAAACAGGCACAGAATTTACAATTTCCGATCTTTGATCCAAATGTTTTGACTCTTGAGAGACCGATTGACCCGGAAAGCTATATTGTAGGTCCTGGGGATATTTTAAGCGTTAACATATGGACTTCGCCCCCGCTTAACTTTCTCGTTCAGGTCACTGTTGAAGGAACTGTGATAATTCCGACGGTTGGCGAAGTCAAGGTTGCAGGACGAACGCTTTCAGATGCTAAGAAGGAGATGATGCAGAAGATAAGGGCTAAATATATTTCCGGTGAGATAAGTGTGACGCTTGTTGCACCGAGAACATTTTATATAACCATAACTGGCTATGCCCCAAGATATGAGAAATATAAAGTTCGGTCAATTGACAGGGTTTCAAATGCGTTAGCGCTTGCTTTTCAACCTATTGATACCTTTAGGATAGAGCGAAGAATATTGATGGCTGATAGTGTCAATTTCAGGAAGATTCAATTGCGAAGAAATGGGGCTATTTTAAATGTTGATTTGAGGAAATATTTTGCCACAGGGGATGATAAATATAACCCGTATCTTCTTGAAGGGGACTGGTTGATTCTTCAAAGGCGAGACCCGAATTCGTTCGTTTCAATTTACGGGGCGGTGAATAAACCTGGGAGTTATGAGTTCGTTGAAGGTGATAAATTGAGAGATATAATTGAGATTGCTGGCGGGACACTTGAGAGTGCTGACATTGAAAGAATTGAGATTTCACGGCTTGATGAGCAAGGCAAAATCAAAGAGAAAATTTATGTTAATTTTAAAGACATTTTGAACGGTTCGGTTGAAGATATATCGCTTGAGAGAAACGATAGAATTTTCGTCCCGGAAAAGAGAACTTTGAAACAGGATTATAAAGTGACAATTACTGGTGAAGTTAAACGTCCGGGGACATATCCAATATCAAGAAATGGAACTATGTTAAGTCAAATTTTAAAAGAGGCGCAATTGACAGAGTATGCTGATGTTGCGAATGTGTTGGTGATCAGCGGTGGGGTTAACAATCCGATCGCCGTGCGAATTGATACCCTCCTTCCGCTGCTGTTGTTGAAGAATTTTGTCTTTCCAAGTTCTGATTCGCTTTATTTTTCTTATGAAGTTGATGTTTTAAAGTCACTCAAATTTAAATCAATTGATGCTGAAAGGGTCATCTCTGGGCTTGAGGATTATGAGCTACAGGATGGGAATCTGATTTATGTCCCGCCAAGATATAACTTCGTCTATGTCTTCGGTCAGGTTAACAATCCGGGGTTTGTTTCATATGAGAAGGGGAGAGATTACAGATATTACATTTCAAGGGCGGGGGGTTTTTCGCAATTTGCACGTAAAGGCGATGTGAAAGTTATCAAGAGAAAAACTTATACATGGAGCGACGCTGAAGATGTTGAGATTGAGCCTGGTGATTATATTTTCGTTCCCAAGAAAATTATAAGGGAGCCGATTTATTACTGGAATCTTGCAAAAGATATCATCTTGACCGTCGGTGCGGTTGCTTCAACGGTGGCAACGATAATCTTGATCTCAAATCAGTTAAAAACGAAATGA
- the rfbB gene encoding dTDP-glucose 4,6-dehydratase — MQSILVTGGAGFIGSNFVRYILQNYPDLTVVNLDKLTYAGNLENLRDVEDNPNYHFVKGDICNQELVEYVVRKFNVDVVVNFAAESHVDRSILGSEVFMRTNVIGTQVLLEVAKKYEIEKFIQISTDEVYGSLGPTGKFTEDMPLSPNSPYAASKASADLLCRAYFKTFGVPIIITRCSNNFGPYQFPEKLIPLMIINALNDKPLPVYGDGENVRDWIYVLDHCRAIDFVIQRGKPGEIYNIGASNEWRNIDIVKLILKKLNKPESLIKFVKDRPGHDRRYAMDWTKIKRELGWEPIFSFEEAITETINWYIQNEDWWKKVISGEYQNYYQLWYGERLKN, encoded by the coding sequence ATGCAAAGTATCCTTGTAACCGGTGGTGCAGGTTTCATCGGGAGTAATTTCGTCCGCTATATCTTACAAAACTATCCCGATTTGACGGTTGTAAATCTTGATAAACTCACCTACGCAGGAAATCTTGAAAACTTGAGGGATGTTGAGGACAACCCGAATTATCATTTCGTAAAAGGGGATATATGTAACCAAGAGCTTGTTGAATATGTGGTTAGAAAGTTTAATGTTGATGTGGTTGTAAACTTTGCTGCTGAGTCCCATGTTGACAGAAGCATACTTGGTTCGGAGGTTTTCATGCGGACAAATGTCATTGGAACCCAAGTTTTGCTTGAGGTGGCGAAAAAATATGAGATTGAAAAATTCATTCAAATTTCAACCGATGAGGTTTATGGTTCGCTTGGCCCAACGGGCAAATTTACTGAGGATATGCCTCTTTCTCCGAATTCACCCTATGCAGCAAGCAAAGCGAGTGCTGACCTTTTATGTAGGGCATATTTTAAGACATTCGGCGTTCCGATTATAATAACAAGGTGTTCAAATAATTTCGGACCGTATCAATTTCCCGAGAAGCTTATACCGCTTATGATAATAAATGCGCTGAACGACAAACCATTACCTGTTTATGGTGATGGTGAGAATGTCCGTGATTGGATTTATGTCCTTGACCATTGTAGAGCTATTGACTTTGTAATTCAAAGGGGTAAACCAGGGGAAATTTATAACATTGGGGCAAGTAACGAATGGCGAAACATTGACATAGTTAAGTTGATACTTAAGAAACTTAACAAGCCAGAGTCATTGATAAAATTTGTTAAGGACAGACCCGGGCATGATAGGAGATATGCGATGGATTGGACGAAGATAAAAAGAGAACTTGGTTGGGAGCCGATTTTTAGCTTTGAGGAGGCAATAACTGAAACGATAAATTGGTATATCCAAAACGAGGACTGGTGGAAAAAGGTCATAAGCGGTGAGTATCAAAATTATTATCAACTCTGGTATGGTGAGAGATTGAAAAATTAA
- the nhaA gene encoding Na+/H+ antiporter NhaA, with protein MKTRQNTLSALFDEFFKSEKSGGILLVCCTVISLLLANSPFQYSYLKIWNFQIGGHSFTHWINDGLMAVFFLLIGLELEREIYVGKLSNIKNASLPFFAALGGLLVPAGIFLLLNFGTDTQSGFGIPMATDIAFALGVLSLLGNRVPESLKVLLTALAVIDDLAAIIIIAIFYTHSLAYTYLFLALGIFGILLILNRLKVHNLIPYLIGGVAMWYFMLHSGVHATIAGVLLAFAIPFAGSEEKSPSYILQHWLHKPVAFFILPLFALANTSIIIESDWYAGLTNTNSLGIFAGLVVGKPFGIYFFSFIAVSLGLCVLPRDLKWKHIIGIGLLGGIGFTMSIFIALLAFDEPEIITQSKIAILISSLVAGTLGLSWLRITLRK; from the coding sequence ATGAAAACAAGGCAGAATACACTTTCTGCACTTTTTGATGAGTTTTTTAAAAGTGAGAAATCCGGTGGGATTTTACTCGTTTGTTGCACAGTTATCTCACTTTTACTTGCAAACTCACCCTTTCAATATAGTTATTTAAAAATTTGGAATTTTCAAATCGGGGGTCACAGTTTTACGCATTGGATAAATGATGGATTGATGGCCGTTTTCTTTCTGTTAATTGGGCTGGAGTTAGAAAGAGAAATCTATGTTGGCAAACTTTCAAATATTAAAAACGCATCACTCCCATTCTTTGCAGCACTTGGTGGGTTACTTGTTCCTGCGGGGATATTTTTGCTTTTAAATTTTGGGACGGACACTCAATCTGGATTTGGAATTCCGATGGCAACGGACATAGCTTTCGCATTGGGTGTGCTTTCGCTTTTGGGCAATCGTGTTCCCGAGTCGCTCAAAGTTTTGTTGACAGCATTAGCTGTTATTGACGACCTCGCAGCGATTATTATTATTGCGATTTTTTATACGCATTCATTAGCCTATACATATCTGTTTTTGGCTCTTGGTATTTTTGGGATATTGCTGATATTAAACCGATTGAAAGTGCATAATTTGATCCCTTACTTAATCGGTGGGGTTGCGATGTGGTATTTTATGCTTCACTCAGGCGTTCATGCAACGATCGCAGGGGTTTTGTTAGCATTTGCCATCCCGTTTGCTGGTAGTGAAGAAAAATCGCCTTCATACATTCTGCAACATTGGCTTCATAAACCCGTTGCGTTTTTTATTCTGCCTTTATTCGCATTGGCTAATACCTCTATCATTATTGAAAGTGATTGGTATGCGGGTTTAACGAATACGAACAGCCTCGGTATTTTTGCTGGACTTGTGGTTGGGAAACCCTTTGGGATTTATTTTTTTAGTTTCATAGCCGTTTCTCTTGGACTTTGTGTATTGCCGCGGGACTTGAAATGGAAGCATATAATTGGTATCGGGCTTTTGGGAGGTATCGGTTTTACAATGTCAATTTTTATTGCGTTACTTGCATTTGATGAACCGGAGATAATCACACAATCTAAAATTGCAATTTTAATTTCCTCACTTGTAGCCGGGACGCTTGGTCTTTCATGGCTTCGTATAACGCTAAGAAAATAA
- a CDS encoding ArsR/SmtB family transcription factor: protein MRKAKINGKTCIGTTQSQPETILLKRRIKQSTDEIKNLSLLFKTVGTETALKILYLLSIERELCVCDMAEILEMNVSAISHQLKRLSLFRLVSSERRGRTIFYSLRKNQFNEYLKDLFAVIDEVYEKANNLSIFTTNK from the coding sequence ATGAGGAAAGCAAAGATCAACGGAAAAACTTGCATAGGTACAACCCAAAGCCAACCAGAAACAATCTTGCTAAAAAGGCGGATTAAACAATCAACGGATGAAATCAAAAATTTATCGCTTTTATTTAAAACAGTTGGAACTGAAACCGCGTTGAAAATTTTATATTTACTCTCAATTGAACGAGAACTCTGTGTTTGTGATATGGCAGAGATACTTGAGATGAATGTCTCAGCGATATCTCATCAGTTGAAGCGTCTGAGTCTATTTCGACTTGTTTCATCGGAAAGAAGAGGAAGAACGATTTTTTACTCCCTGCGAAAAAATCAATTCAACGAGTATCTTAAAGACCTATTCGCTGTAATTGATGAAGTTTACGAAAAAGCGAATAACCTTTCAATCTTTACAACAAATAAATGA
- a CDS encoding cation transporter yields the protein MKDKISFVLVAISSALIGSICCIGPIVSALIGIGAGASFAKFSSLRIPSMIIAIIALAFGFYVVYFKKHRVLCEDGECKVKTPGKLSKISLWIATILITFLLIFPNIINTSSTNAKLSSETGLSSVVIEVQDMDCEACFIPIKNSLEEKDGIAWFSPDFSKQEIEVKFDQKKIKVSDITYLINESGFKVKNVKQKRDKK from the coding sequence ATGAAAGATAAAATTTCATTTGTCCTTGTCGCTATTTCTTCTGCACTCATTGGGTCAATCTGTTGTATCGGTCCGATTGTTTCAGCCCTTATTGGAATAGGAGCTGGTGCATCCTTTGCAAAATTCTCATCCTTGAGGATACCGTCTATGATAATAGCTATAATCGCCCTTGCATTTGGATTTTATGTGGTTTACTTCAAAAAGCATAGGGTTCTATGTGAAGATGGCGAATGCAAGGTCAAAACCCCAGGCAAATTATCAAAAATATCCCTTTGGATTGCAACGATATTAATCACCTTCCTTCTCATTTTCCCAAACATAATAAATACGAGTTCAACAAATGCAAAATTATCATCCGAAACCGGGTTGTCAAGCGTTGTAATTGAAGTTCAAGACATGGATTGCGAAGCGTGTTTTATCCCGATAAAGAACTCACTTGAGGAGAAAGATGGCATCGCCTGGTTCTCGCCCGATTTTTCAAAGCAGGAGATTGAGGTGAAATTTGACCAAAAAAAGATAAAAGTTTCGGACATAACTTATCTGATAAATGAATCTGGCTTTAAAGTTAAAAATGTAAAACAAAAACGAGATAAGAAGTGA
- the merA gene encoding mercury(II) reductase, with amino-acid sequence MKKYDLVIIGGGAAGFAAATKANDIGARALIVNSDLPIGGTCVNVGCIPSKVLLEMAYDFSYGKNSRFESLDYKLNGWVDFKRVIEEKDKIVAKIRQRNYIDVVSSFKTVDYVEGKGYIRSPNEISINGEIYWADKIIIATGSSPRVLPLKGIEKVNYLTNRTALSLENLPKSIIVIGAGPLGLEFAQMFAMFGSKVFVIEKEPRILPLEEPEISLALKHLLERWDIEFFTGAEIKEVFQDGKMKILKLKMGEDEFVLKADEILLATGVTPNTSNLGLENAGVEVDGRGFIKVDDTLRTSSKNIWAAGDCIGKMFLETVAAKEGNIAATNALEGKNLKIDYESIPHAVFTFPQVASVGLTEKELMRRLNICACRTVNFSSVPKAIAVKRDEGLIKMVINPRDATVVGVHIVSHDAAEIINSAGIAVKFKLTIYDIIDTTFVFPTFSEALKIASLAFTRDISVMSCCIV; translated from the coding sequence GTGAAAAAATACGATTTGGTAATTATCGGTGGAGGAGCAGCCGGATTCGCAGCTGCTACGAAGGCAAACGACATCGGTGCAAGGGCTTTAATCGTGAACTCGGATCTCCCCATCGGTGGCACATGCGTAAATGTCGGCTGTATCCCAAGTAAAGTTTTACTTGAGATGGCGTATGATTTCAGCTATGGAAAAAATTCAAGGTTTGAATCATTGGATTATAAACTGAATGGGTGGGTTGACTTTAAAAGGGTCATAGAGGAAAAGGATAAAATTGTTGCCAAGATAAGGCAAAGAAATTACATTGATGTGGTCTCATCTTTTAAAACGGTTGATTATGTTGAAGGTAAAGGTTACATCAGATCCCCAAATGAGATTTCCATAAACGGTGAAATTTACTGGGCTGATAAAATTATAATTGCAACTGGTTCATCGCCGAGGGTTTTACCATTAAAAGGTATAGAAAAAGTAAATTACTTGACGAACAGAACAGCACTTTCGCTTGAAAATCTTCCCAAATCAATAATCGTCATTGGGGCTGGACCTCTCGGACTTGAATTTGCGCAGATGTTCGCAATGTTTGGGAGTAAGGTATTTGTGATTGAAAAAGAACCGAGGATTTTACCACTTGAGGAACCCGAAATTTCCCTCGCTCTCAAGCATTTGCTTGAGAGATGGGATATAGAATTTTTCACGGGGGCTGAAATAAAAGAGGTATTTCAAGATGGGAAAATGAAAATTTTAAAATTAAAGATGGGAGAGGATGAATTTGTCCTCAAAGCGGATGAAATTTTGCTCGCAACTGGTGTAACTCCCAATACCTCAAATCTTGGGCTTGAAAATGCCGGTGTTGAAGTTGATGGACGTGGTTTCATTAAAGTTGATGACACATTAAGAACAAGTTCAAAGAACATATGGGCAGCTGGGGATTGTATCGGTAAGATGTTTCTTGAGACGGTCGCAGCAAAAGAGGGTAACATCGCAGCTACAAATGCGCTTGAAGGAAAAAACTTAAAGATTGATTACGAATCCATACCCCACGCCGTTTTTACATTTCCACAAGTTGCAAGCGTTGGCTTAACTGAAAAAGAGCTAATGCGAAGGTTAAATATATGCGCTTGTAGAACCGTGAATTTCTCCTCTGTCCCAAAAGCTATTGCCGTTAAAAGAGATGAGGGCTTGATAAAAATGGTCATAAACCCAAGAGATGCGACGGTAGTCGGTGTTCATATCGTCTCCCACGACGCAGCTGAAATAATAAACTCAGCTGGTATAGCGGTTAAATTTAAATTAACAATCTACGACATAATTGACACGACTTTTGTGTTCCCGACATTTTCGGAAGCGTTAAAAATAGCATCGCTTGCCTTCACAAGAGATATTAGTGTGATGAGCTGTTGCATAGTTTAA
- a CDS encoding Ig-like domain-containing protein: MKIYLSCPTNFEEKLSQKRPLIHQAVHMVFILSILFVSCKSEAITPSLNNPPVIEKIEVKPSTIRVYQTATITAYASDPDGDDLTFEWEATLGYIYGSGGTVKYSASLCCAGTNTIKLTVKDGRGGSATGTAMITVLP; encoded by the coding sequence ATGAAAATATATCTTTCTTGTCCAACAAATTTTGAAGAAAAATTATCGCAAAAGAGACCATTAATCCATCAAGCTGTCCATATGGTTTTTATACTTTCTATTCTTTTCGTCTCTTGCAAGAGCGAAGCTATAACCCCATCTTTAAATAATCCACCAGTTATAGAAAAAATAGAAGTTAAACCATCTACAATCAGGGTTTACCAGACGGCAACCATCACGGCATATGCATCAGATCCAGATGGTGATGATCTGACATTTGAATGGGAGGCTACGCTCGGCTACATTTACGGCAGTGGTGGAACTGTAAAGTATTCCGCTTCCTTGTGTTGCGCTGGAACAAATACAATAAAACTTACAGTTAAAGATGGTCGCGGTGGTTCAGCAACTGGAACAGCGATGATTACAGTTCTGCCGTAG
- a CDS encoding DJ-1/PfpI family protein has translation MAGKKILMLVGDFVEDYEVMVPFQALQMVGHTVHAVCPGKKAGEKVRTAVHDFEGDQTYSEKPGHNFTLNATFDNINPAEYDALVIPGGRAPEYIRMNEKVLEIVRHFADNNKPIAAICHGAQVLTAAGVVKGRKINAYPAVGPEVKVAGGEYVELPWDKAIVDGNIVTAPAWPAHPDWLAKFLELLGTKIIHEEKVTV, from the coding sequence ATGGCGGGGAAAAAAATTTTGATGCTTGTTGGTGATTTTGTGGAAGATTATGAAGTGATGGTGCCATTTCAGGCACTTCAAATGGTTGGACATACCGTTCATGCCGTTTGTCCGGGTAAAAAAGCCGGGGAAAAGGTAAGGACCGCTGTTCACGATTTTGAAGGTGATCAAACTTATAGTGAAAAGCCCGGGCATAATTTCACGCTTAACGCGACATTTGACAACATCAATCCAGCTGAATACGATGCGCTTGTGATCCCAGGCGGTAGAGCACCCGAATATATCAGAATGAATGAAAAGGTGCTTGAAATTGTGCGTCATTTTGCTGACAATAATAAGCCGATCGCAGCGATCTGTCACGGAGCACAAGTGTTAACAGCAGCTGGAGTTGTGAAGGGGAGGAAAATTAATGCTTATCCAGCCGTTGGACCAGAGGTCAAAGTCGCCGGCGGTGAATATGTTGAATTACCATGGGATAAAGCAATAGTTGACGGGAACATTGTAACCGCGCCAGCTTGGCCAGCTCATCCCGATTGGCTTGCGAAGTTTCTTGAACTGCTTGGGACGAAGATAATTCACGAGGAAAAAGTCACCGTTTGA
- a CDS encoding glycoside hydrolase family 57 protein, giving the protein MEPIKVAFLWHQHQPYYKQDGEYLLPWVRFHGVKDYWDMVRILDDYPRIKQTFNLAPSLIVQILDYVENRAEDKILKLTKKRVDELTEDDKLEILKNFFLANFDRMIKPFPRYLELFNKRGGFSFSVEVFNEVVTRFSSQDWLDLQVWYNLIWVGEYSKYDEPFKKLFEKGGGFTEDDKHILINGHYEILGRIIPKHIEAQNRGQIEVSVSPFYHPILPLLCDVSIAKVSSPEIKLPKVKFSHPEDADAQIKKAIKLYEEIFGRKPVGMWPSEGSISEEAIQLMAENGLRWTASDEEVLLKSLSLVENGVNERIRIYKPYKFVTPFGEVKIVFRDRILSDLIGFVYSSWSPDDAANDLVNRILRIRDEIIQREGEEALKNSIVAIILDGENCWEYYQSDGKDFLRTLYWLISNDERLETVRLSDFFESCDAIALKKIFPGSWINANFNIWIGHDEDNKAWDLLKRVRDLLVREISSGRHSEETIKRAWEEIYIAEGSDWCWWFGDEHVSAQADEFDFLFRKHLINVYEILGYEAPVELYHPIKRKLVKFFIVEPRRFIYPSIDGMRKKNFEWEGAGYYDVARTGTAMHQVTSIVKRIYFGYNEDKFFIRVDTSRGLTDRNRIEVHFVEPCEIRIEFNHEGFSVRKISRRNKQEVFDLKYAFGEVFELEISRETLCAFGDLPRVKFHIHVYEDHKALERWPRDESIVVSFKKKVR; this is encoded by the coding sequence ATGGAGCCGATAAAAGTTGCCTTCCTTTGGCATCAGCATCAGCCGTATTATAAGCAAGATGGGGAGTATTTATTGCCTTGGGTTAGATTTCACGGGGTGAAGGATTATTGGGATATGGTGCGGATACTTGATGATTATCCAAGGATAAAGCAGACATTCAACCTTGCGCCCTCGCTTATAGTTCAAATTTTGGATTATGTTGAAAACAGAGCTGAGGATAAAATTTTAAAATTGACGAAAAAAAGGGTTGATGAACTAACAGAGGACGATAAGCTTGAGATTTTGAAGAATTTTTTTCTGGCTAATTTTGACAGGATGATAAAGCCATTTCCGAGGTATCTTGAGCTTTTTAATAAGCGTGGTGGTTTCTCTTTTAGTGTTGAAGTTTTCAATGAGGTTGTCACAAGGTTTAGTTCCCAGGATTGGCTTGATCTTCAAGTTTGGTATAACCTTATTTGGGTTGGGGAATACAGCAAGTATGACGAGCCGTTTAAGAAACTTTTTGAAAAAGGCGGTGGATTTACAGAGGATGACAAACATATTTTGATCAACGGTCATTATGAGATTTTGGGGAGGATAATCCCAAAACATATTGAAGCACAAAATCGCGGGCAGATAGAGGTGAGTGTAAGTCCATTTTATCATCCGATTTTACCACTTTTATGCGATGTTTCAATTGCTAAAGTTTCATCTCCCGAGATTAAGTTGCCGAAGGTAAAATTTTCCCACCCGGAAGATGCGGACGCACAAATTAAGAAGGCGATAAAATTATATGAAGAAATTTTTGGGCGAAAGCCCGTCGGCATGTGGCCAAGTGAAGGGAGTATAAGTGAAGAAGCGATTCAATTGATGGCTGAAAATGGCTTGAGATGGACAGCTTCCGATGAGGAAGTATTGCTAAAATCTTTATCTCTCGTTGAAAATGGCGTAAATGAGAGAATTAGAATTTACAAACCATATAAATTTGTTACGCCATTTGGAGAAGTCAAAATCGTATTTAGGGATAGAATTTTATCCGACTTGATCGGATTTGTTTATTCAAGTTGGTCTCCGGATGACGCAGCGAATGATCTTGTCAATAGAATTTTAAGGATACGTGATGAAATAATTCAAAGGGAGGGTGAAGAAGCATTAAAGAACTCAATTGTTGCCATCATTCTTGATGGTGAGAATTGCTGGGAGTATTACCAAAGCGATGGGAAGGATTTTTTAAGAACTTTATATTGGTTGATTTCAAATGATGAAAGGCTTGAAACTGTAAGATTAAGTGATTTCTTTGAAAGTTGTGATGCCATCGCTTTGAAGAAGATTTTCCCTGGCTCTTGGATAAATGCTAATTTTAACATTTGGATTGGTCATGATGAGGACAATAAAGCGTGGGACCTTTTGAAGCGTGTGAGGGATTTGCTTGTGAGGGAGATTTCAAGCGGAAGGCATAGTGAAGAGACGATAAAAAGGGCTTGGGAGGAGATTTATATCGCTGAGGGGAGCGATTGGTGTTGGTGGTTTGGCGATGAGCATGTGAGCGCACAAGCAGATGAGTTTGATTTCCTTTTTAGAAAACATTTGATAAATGTCTATGAAATTCTCGGTTATGAAGCGCCTGTTGAACTTTATCATCCGATAAAGAGAAAGCTTGTTAAGTTCTTTATCGTTGAACCGAGAAGATTTATTTATCCGAGTATTGATGGAATGAGGAAGAAAAATTTTGAGTGGGAAGGGGCTGGCTATTATGATGTTGCCCGAACAGGAACGGCAATGCATCAAGTCACAAGTATTGTTAAGAGGATTTATTTCGGCTATAATGAGGATAAATTTTTCATTCGCGTTGATACTTCAAGGGGATTGACAGATAGAAATCGCATAGAGGTTCATTTTGTTGAACCATGCGAGATAAGAATTGAATTTAATCACGAGGGATTTTCAGTTAGAAAAATTAGCCGGAGAAATAAGCAGGAGGTTTTTGATTTGAAATATGCTTTTGGTGAGGTTTTTGAGCTTGAGATAAGCCGTGAGACGCTTTGCGCTTTTGGAGATTTACCAAGGGTGAAGTTTCACATCCATGTTTATGAGGACCACAAAGCATTGGAGAGATGGCCAAGGGATGAATCAATAGTTGTTTCTTTTAAAAAGAAGGTCCGATGA